The Triticum dicoccoides isolate Atlit2015 ecotype Zavitan chromosome 6A, WEW_v2.0, whole genome shotgun sequence genome has a window encoding:
- the LOC119314858 gene encoding L-lactate dehydrogenase A-like — MHKASSLSELGFDSGGASSGFFRPVADGCPPATPTSSAAPHRRLTKVSVIGAGNVGMAIAQTILTQNLADEIALVDALPDKLRGEALDLQHAAAFLPRVRIVSGTDAAVTRNSDLVIVTAGARQIPGETRLNLLQRNVALYRKIVPPVAEHSPEALLLVVSNPVDVLTYVAWRLSGFPASRVIGSGTNLDSSRFRFLIAEHLDVNAQDVQAYMVGEHGDSSVAIWSSISVGGMPAFKSLRDSHRNFDEAALEGIRRAVVGGAYEVIGLKGYTSWAIGYSVASLAASLLRDQRRVHPVSVLASGFHGISDGHEVFLSLPARLGRGGILGVAEMDLTEAEAAQLRRSAKTLWENCQLLDL, encoded by the exons ATGCACAAGGCGTCGTCGCTGTCGGAGCTGGGCTTCGACTCCGGCGGCGCGTCGTCGGGCTTCTTCCGGCCCGTGGCCGACGGCTGCccgccggccaccccgacctcctccgccgccccgcaccgccgcCTCACCAAGGTCTCCGTCATCGGCGCCGGCAACGTGGGCATGGCCATCGCGCAGACCATCCTCACCCAGAACCTGGCCGACGAGATCGCGCTCGTCGACGCGCTCCCGGACAAGCTCCGCGGCGAGGCGCTCGACCTGCAgcacgccgccgccttcctcccgcgcGTCCGCATCGTCTCCGGCACCGACGCCGCCGTCACCAGGAACTCCGACCTCGTCATCGTCACGGCGGGGGCCAGGCAGATCCCCGGCGAGACCAGGCTCAACCTGCTGCAGCGGAACGTCGCCCTCTACCGCAAGATCGTGCCGCCCGTCGCCGAGCACTCCCCCGAGGCGCTGCTGCTCGTCGTCTCCAACCCCGTCGACGTGCTCACCTACGTCGCATGGAGGCTCTCCGGCTTCCCCGCCAGCCGCGTCATCGGCTCCGGCACCAACCTCGACTCCTCCCGCTTCAGGTTCCTCATCGCCGAGCACCTCGATGTCAACGCGCAGGACGTGCAG GCATACATGGTGGGTGAGCACGGCGACAGCTCGGTGGCGATCTGGTCGAGCATCAGCGTGGGCGGGATGCCGGCGTTCAAGTCGCTGCGCGACAGCCACCGGAACTTCGACGAGGCGGCGCTGGAGGGGATCCGGCGCGCCGTGGTGGGCGGCGCCTACGAGGTGATCGGCCTCAAGGGGTACACCTCTTGGGCCATTGGCTACTCTGTCGCCAGCCTCGCTGCTTCCCTCCTCCGCGACCAGCGCCGTGTGCACCCTGTCTCTGTCCTTGCCTCGGGCTTCCATGGCATCTCAGACGGCCACGAGGTGTTCCTCAGCCTGCCCGCCCGCCTTGGCCGCGGCGGCATCCTCGGCGTCGCCGAGATGGACCTCACCGAGGCCGAGGCCGCGCAGCTCCGCCGCTCCGCCAAGACGCTCTGGGAGAACTGCCAGCTCCTCGACCTCTGA
- the LOC119314859 gene encoding putative F-box/FBD/LRR-repeat protein At4g03220 isoform X1, translating to MGAGHSVGRRDSDAGAGGEDRLSALPDDVLVSILVKLRDAAAAARASVLARRWRSLWPLLPELAFADGIQHHRIVPALAAHEALDLRDIQVATREASVEYLAVWLPIAARRLSGSMHLRVVWHEGEAEVRAALEPEQRGAILLPCFRRATSVVLEFSFLRLVLPPSGVFARLQILMLVGILVYGQCSLGDAVSSPRCPCLKVLFVQSARGLGSFRIHFRSLLQLQLSDLRDMQQLTVVAPLLQFLRVRWCFTNVAYALNPSQPVARISAPLLEKLEWMCDFVPSSVQLGEMPPHLRRLVAGIIMVYGSDCIAPHNRCCIGILQRSERLAALRLCLAYPPVIGNYKYLTEDMTRLPDVDYLTLDIFSCGHSFGPSSFHLLRMCSRLTILKIRFSCQLPAQTGCFSGCICDQLPNWKTEELGLIWLEEVQILSFAGTEHEVAFLKRLFSWATSLKRMMVTFHDSITESKGRELQQLLLSFSRPEICICILPCSAPS from the exons ATGGGGGCGGGTCACAGCGTCGGGCGTCGGGATTCCgacgccggagcaggcggcgaggaCCGCCTCAGCGCGCTTCCAGACGACGTGCTCGTCAGCATCCTCGTCAAGCTCCGCGACGCCGCGGCCGCCGCCCGGGCCAGCGTCCTCGCCCGCCGGTGGCGCTCCCTCTGGCCCCTCCTCCCGGAGCTCGCCTTCGCCGACGGCATCCAGCACCACCGCATAGTCCCcgccctcgccgcccacgaagCGCTGGACCTCCGCGACATCCAGGTTGCCACCCGAGAGGCCTCCGTCGAGTACCTGGCGGTCTGGCTCCCCATCGCCGCGCGCCGCCTCTCCGGCTCCATGCACCTCCGGGTGGTGTGGCACGAGGGCGAGGCCGAGGTCCGGGCGGCGCTGGAGCCCGAACAGAGAGGGGCCATCCTGCTCCCTTGCTTCCGGCGAGCCACCTCCGTCGTACTCGAGTTCTCGTTTCTCCGCCTCGTCCTGCCGCCATCCGGGGTGTTCGCCCGGCTCCAAATCCTCATGCTGGTCGGCATCCTCGTGTACGGGCAGTGCAGCCTCGGCGACGCCGTCTCTTCCCCGCGCTGCCCATGCTTGAAGGTTCTCTTCGTCCAGAGCGCCCGCGGTCTGGGCAGCTTCAGGATCCACTTCAGGTCCCTCCTGCAGCTGCAGCTGTCGGATCTGCGCGACATGCAGCAGCTCACCGTCGTCGCGCCGTTGCTCCAGTTCTTGAGAGTGAGATGGTGCTTTACCAATGTAGCATATGCACTGAATCCAAGTCAACCAGTAGCCAGGATCTCAGCCCCTCTCCTGGAGAAGCTCGAATGGATGTGTGATTTCGTTCCTAGCTCTGTCCAGCTTGGTGAGATGCCACCACATCTCCGACGCCTTGTCGCTGGAATCATCATGGTATATGGATCAGATTGCATTGCTCCACACAACCGTTGTTGCATTGGCATTCTGCAGCGCTCTGAGCGTCTCGCTGCTCTCCGCCTCTGCCTTGCCTATCCGCCG GTCATAGGTAACTACAAATACTTGACGGAAGACATGACAAGGCTCCCCGACGTTGACTACTTGACCCTAGATATATTTTCATGTGGACATTCCTTTGGACCCAGCTCATTCCATCTTCTCAG GATGTGCTCTCGTTTGACAATACTCAAGATCAGATTTTCTTGCCAACTGCCG GCACAAACCGGTTGCTTCTCAGGTTGCATATGCGATCAGCTACCAAACTGGAAAACCGAAGAACTCGGGCTGATCTGGCTCGAAGAAGTACAGATCTTGAGCTTTGCAGGAACTGAACATGAAGTCGCTTTTCTGAAACGGCTATTCAGCTGGGCAACATCGCTGAAAAGGATGATGGTAACATTCCACGACTCCATCACTGAGAGCAAGGGAAGAGAGCTACAGCAGCTGTTACTAAGCTTCTCCAGACCAGAAATATGTATATGCATATTACCATGTAGTGCTCCATCTTGA
- the LOC119314859 gene encoding putative F-box/FBD/LRR-repeat protein At4g03220 isoform X2, which produces MGAGHSVGRRDSDAGAGGEDRLSALPDDVLVSILVKLRDAAAAARASVLARRWRSLWPLLPELAFADGIQHHRIVPALAAHEALDLRDIQVATREASVEYLAVWLPIAARRLSGSMHLRVVWHEGEAEVRAALEPEQRGAILLPCFRRATSVVLEFSFLRLVLPPSGVFARLQILMLVGILVYGQCSLGDAVSSPRCPCLKVLFVQSARGLGSFRIHFRSLLQLQLSDLRDMQQLTVVAPLLQFLRVRWCFTNVAYALNPSQPVARISAPLLEKLEWMCDFVPSSVQLGEMPPHLRRLVAGIIMVYGSDCIAPHNRCCIGILQRSERLAALRLCLAYPPVIGNYKYLTEDMTRLPDVDYLTLDIFSCGHSFGPSSFHLLRMCSRLTILKIRFSCQLPNLAVLFWFRNVQYFFGRQLRNRFHLK; this is translated from the exons ATGGGGGCGGGTCACAGCGTCGGGCGTCGGGATTCCgacgccggagcaggcggcgaggaCCGCCTCAGCGCGCTTCCAGACGACGTGCTCGTCAGCATCCTCGTCAAGCTCCGCGACGCCGCGGCCGCCGCCCGGGCCAGCGTCCTCGCCCGCCGGTGGCGCTCCCTCTGGCCCCTCCTCCCGGAGCTCGCCTTCGCCGACGGCATCCAGCACCACCGCATAGTCCCcgccctcgccgcccacgaagCGCTGGACCTCCGCGACATCCAGGTTGCCACCCGAGAGGCCTCCGTCGAGTACCTGGCGGTCTGGCTCCCCATCGCCGCGCGCCGCCTCTCCGGCTCCATGCACCTCCGGGTGGTGTGGCACGAGGGCGAGGCCGAGGTCCGGGCGGCGCTGGAGCCCGAACAGAGAGGGGCCATCCTGCTCCCTTGCTTCCGGCGAGCCACCTCCGTCGTACTCGAGTTCTCGTTTCTCCGCCTCGTCCTGCCGCCATCCGGGGTGTTCGCCCGGCTCCAAATCCTCATGCTGGTCGGCATCCTCGTGTACGGGCAGTGCAGCCTCGGCGACGCCGTCTCTTCCCCGCGCTGCCCATGCTTGAAGGTTCTCTTCGTCCAGAGCGCCCGCGGTCTGGGCAGCTTCAGGATCCACTTCAGGTCCCTCCTGCAGCTGCAGCTGTCGGATCTGCGCGACATGCAGCAGCTCACCGTCGTCGCGCCGTTGCTCCAGTTCTTGAGAGTGAGATGGTGCTTTACCAATGTAGCATATGCACTGAATCCAAGTCAACCAGTAGCCAGGATCTCAGCCCCTCTCCTGGAGAAGCTCGAATGGATGTGTGATTTCGTTCCTAGCTCTGTCCAGCTTGGTGAGATGCCACCACATCTCCGACGCCTTGTCGCTGGAATCATCATGGTATATGGATCAGATTGCATTGCTCCACACAACCGTTGTTGCATTGGCATTCTGCAGCGCTCTGAGCGTCTCGCTGCTCTCCGCCTCTGCCTTGCCTATCCGCCG GTCATAGGTAACTACAAATACTTGACGGAAGACATGACAAGGCTCCCCGACGTTGACTACTTGACCCTAGATATATTTTCATGTGGACATTCCTTTGGACCCAGCTCATTCCATCTTCTCAG GATGTGCTCTCGTTTGACAATACTCAAGATCAGATTTTCTTGCCAACTGCCG AATTTGGCAGTACTATTTTGGTTCAGAAATGTGCAATACTTCTTTGGTCGGCAACTTCGTAATAGGTTTCACCTCAAATGA